One window from the genome of Paramisgurnus dabryanus chromosome 22, PD_genome_1.1, whole genome shotgun sequence encodes:
- the LOC135740581 gene encoding uncharacterized protein isoform X1, which produces MIRFSNLLFVVVMTFGISEFCSAGPLHAQCKVEWYFGLPCRSVYEALVTQIKKWKTVSTCATGGEKCLYKLQSASVHFISAKHTTATKKDTEDINFRLVSYGFFTHCHVSAMSVSESWYAVTDQGTNYCNLYNLIEGSGLTEAPGYKEITSDFMCTQRSFADCSVY; this is translated from the exons ATGATACGTTTCTCTAACTTGCTTTTTGTTGTTGTAATGACATTTGGGATCTCTGAGTTCTGCTCTGCAGGACCTCTTCATGCACAGTGCAAAGTGGAGTG GTATTTCGGTTTGCCTTGTAGGAGTGTTTATGAGGCTCTTGTCACACAGATTAAAAAGTGGAAAACAGTGTCGACCTGTGCCACCGGAGGAGAGAAATGCCTCTACAag TTGCAGTCTGCGTCTGTGCATTTTATTTCAGCCAAACACACTACAGCTACAAAGAAAGATACTGAAGACATCAACTTCAGACTCGTCTCTTATGGTTTCTTTACACACTGCCATGTATCG GCCATGTCAGTATCAGAGAGCTGGTATGCTGTCACGGATCAAGGCACCAACTATTGTAACCTCTACAACTTAATAGAGG GCAGTGGACTCACTGAAGCTCCAGGATATAAAGAGATCACAAGTGACTTCATGTGCACCCAGCGGTCATTtgccgattgttctgtgtattaA
- the LOC135740581 gene encoding uncharacterized protein isoform X2 — translation MIRFSNLLFVVVMTFGISEFCSAGPLHAQCKVEWYFGLPCRSVYEALVTQIKKWKTVSTCATGGEKCLYKLQSASVHFISAKHTTATKKDTEDINFRLVSYGFFTHCHVSAVDSLKLQDIKRSQVTSCAPSGHLPIVLCINANRLYSCTI, via the exons ATGATACGTTTCTCTAACTTGCTTTTTGTTGTTGTAATGACATTTGGGATCTCTGAGTTCTGCTCTGCAGGACCTCTTCATGCACAGTGCAAAGTGGAGTG GTATTTCGGTTTGCCTTGTAGGAGTGTTTATGAGGCTCTTGTCACACAGATTAAAAAGTGGAAAACAGTGTCGACCTGTGCCACCGGAGGAGAGAAATGCCTCTACAag TTGCAGTCTGCGTCTGTGCATTTTATTTCAGCCAAACACACTACAGCTACAAAGAAAGATACTGAAGACATCAACTTCAGACTCGTCTCTTATGGTTTCTTTACACACTGCCATGTATCG GCAGTGGACTCACTGAAGCTCCAGGATATAAAGAGATCACAAGTGACTTCATGTGCACCCAGCGGTCATTtgccgattgttctgtgtattaATGCAAACCGATTGTACAGTTGTacaatttaa